From the Melospiza georgiana isolate bMelGeo1 chromosome 11, bMelGeo1.pri, whole genome shotgun sequence genome, the window TGAAAAGGGCAATTAAGTCAATGTTTTACTCTGCTTAATTGCTTCCAGTCGAGGAGACTTACCACACTGCCTCATCACTTGGTAGGTCTTAGATTTAATTTCCTGGTTTTTGGCAAGGTTTCCTCTGGCTCCTTTGAGGTCTTCTTCCTTCACTGGAGGACGCTTCTTTTTCACAGGGGCTGGCTAAGAAACAGACCCTCACAtcagtattttgttttcaaagcacAGGGAACAAAGCTGCCTCCACCCAAAGGCTACAACATACAGAGTTGCTAACACAGCATTTCACCTATTTCAGTTCTGAAATTACATACTCAACTACTTCAGATCTTCCCATAATTACAATTCCACTGCCCTTCCCAAAATCAGCTACCATTCTTACCGCTCTGAAATTGTCTTTTTATTGT encodes:
- the MUSTN1 gene encoding musculoskeletal embryonic nuclear protein 1, with the protein product MSQPAPVKKKRPPVKEEDLKGARGNLAKNQEIKSKTYQVMRQCEQMGSAAPSIFSGARTGGETVFEKPKDEPAKSVFG